A segment of the Granulicella aggregans genome:
TCAAAGACTCTCTGGATGCTCTAAATCTCTTCAGGCTCAAGCAGCCACTTCCAATGGTTTTGGCTATTATGCATGCCTACAATGCAAAACAATTGACGCTTTCGCAAGTGCAGGAAACCCTATCCTCAATAGAGAAATTCCATTTCATCTTTACTGCGATCACCTCACAGCGGTCATCCGGAGGCATCTCTTTTATGTATGCCCTACACGCAAGGAACCTCCTTCAGGCGACGGATAGCAATTCCAGATCAAAAGTGCTTTCCGAGCTCAAAGCTAAGCTAAAAGATAAGCTCCCTCCGTACGAGGAATTTGAAGCCAACTTTACGACGCTCAACTTTACTAATGACTTTACTAAGCAGAAGAAACTGATCCAGTATGTACTGGGACGGCTCGACAGAAACGAAATGGCTGGGGTAGCCGTCGACTATGATCAGATGACAATTGAGCACCTCCTCTCCCAGGGCGACGGACACTCGCCGGAAGTGTACGGCAACATTGGAAATCTTTTGCTGTGTGAAAGCGCCTTTAACGGAAAGCAACTCGCGACCAAATCTTTCAAAGACAAGAAAGCCATCCTCAAGACCTCAAAGGTAACGTTGGATGCTTCGATCAAGAGTGCTTCAAGTTGGACTGCGAACGAAATCAACGCGAGAGCAAAAGCGATGGCAAAGAGATCGTTCAGTAGGGTTTGGAAGATGTGAAATCTCGATCCCTCGACTGTGTCCGCTGACGCCTCGCCAAGCGCAGACTCACAACCACAAACCGGCAGAGCCGTGCCCTTAATCCACTCCCCAGGCAAGGGGCTTTAGCCCCTGAGGTACGCTTCAGCGCTCGTCCGAAGCACCAAAGCTCCTCGCCGTGTGCCATAAGCTGGAGCAAAGTGCCAAGTGACCTCGTTAAGTGGTCGCGGGAGCCTGCGCGATCGCATCTTCGATGCCGACGAATCAAAATTGAGGAACATCATTGCTCCGGGCCCTTCTCTTTCAGGCTCACGAGTGGCCGCAATGGCTGCACTGGCTGCCGAGACGTCCCCCGTGGGACCCGCGCCTTCAAGACCTCGACCAGCAGCGCCTCGTCGGCGCGTGACATCTCAAGCACCACGACCTGCGTGTGATCGTCCGCGTCGCGATAGCTCAGGGAGATCTGCTTCGCCTCCGGCCACGGCGCTACCAGCTTCCAGATGCCCTCCGTCAGCAGACCCACATGCACCACCTTGCGGCTGCTCGACTCATAGGTGATCACATGGTCATAGGAAATCACCAGTCTGGAGGTCCCCGCAAACTCCAGCGCGTCGTTCGTTCCGATCGATAGCTTACCGTCGATGCGATTGCCCTGCAACGCCGTCCCGCCCACATACGTGACATGCTGCAAGGACTGCGCCTTCATCTCCGTGCTGCCAAGCGTCCCCAGACTCAGCATCACCGCCAGACCAACCAGCGCACCCGCCGCCCGCTTCATCTCCACTTGCTCCCGCAACAGGTCCGTCCTCATCCGCCACGCCACCACCAGCGTCTTCACATCGCGCCGCCACGCGGGCAATATGAGACTCATCGCCAGCGTCTCCGCATTGCTCAGCACGCCCAGGACAACCGCCGCGCTCATCCAGATCGAAACGTGCTGCGTCGCAAAGGTGACGACGACCGCCACAGCCAGCACCAGGCCCCAGGTCTTCGCCACGTAGGAGTGATAGCTCGCTGGCCTTCCAAACTTTGCGAAGTCGAAAGCAAAGTGCAGGGCCTCGCAGCCGAGCACCAGCAACACGCCGCTTCGGCATTGGTGCCACACAACAGGCATCCCGAAGCCTATCGCGACGGCCACGCACAGGTAAAACGCGGTATCCGCCAGCGTATCGGAGAGCCGAAGCGCCGCTGTGTCTGTCTTCCATCGCCGCGCCAGCACGCCGTCGAAGATGTCCGATAGCAACGCAGTCAGCACGATCGCCGCCAGCGCACTCCCACTCCACCCGCATCGCTCGCCAAGCACCACAATCGGTCCTAGTGCGGCACGACCCAGGACCATCGTCCACGGAATCCACTGTTTGATCTGCATCTCATCCTCCTCCATTTGCCCTGCAAGGAAGAGGCTATCGACCCCATGAGACACGCACGCGTTCGATTAGGACACTTTCGCAGGTGTCACAACCCCGCCATCGCGCATCACGGCCTGCTCAAACGGCCGCAGAAGCTCCTTCACCGACTCCGCCAGCAGAGGAAAGACAAACCGCTTCACCTTCTTTGGGACTTCCAGCCGGGATGCCGTGTAGGTATCGCACAGAATCGCGCTCGCCGCCGCCAGCCCACGCATGCGCTCCGGAGCATTCGCATCGATCAACAGGAGTGCGTCTCCGGCAACTCCGGCGGCCTGCAGCATCGTCCGTGCCGTCTCCACAAACTCCGGCCAGTGCGAGACCACTGCAATCAAATGGCCTGGCGTCGCACCCACGAGCGGCGCCAGCCAAGTCAGCGCCGAGTTTATCGGCAGTACCAGAAGCTCCACACCGATTCCTACCGCCTCCTGCACCATCAGCTTGCGGCTCGGCCTGCACAGTGGTACCGCGCCCCCAAGGCAATTGCGGTTGGCCCGGCACTCTTCCGGGTCGATCACCCTCACGTCCATCGAGGTAAGGGCGTTCAGTTCAGCCACGAAGATCTGCGCAACCTTCTCGTCCGCCTCAATCAACAGGAGATGGTCCGCAGGCGGCGCTGCGAGCCACCGAGCAACCTGCGCCCGTACCGCCTCCATGGGCAAATCAAGCTCTCGCACCGCGCGGAAGAACCCGGCAATATGCACATCGAGCACCTGTTCCGGCGTCATCGCTTTCGGTTTGCGGTCGTTCACATACATACCCGACCCGCGCCGCGACTCCACCCAGTTCTCTACCTCCAGTTGGTGATAGCTTGCACTGACCGTGTTGGGGTGGATGCCGAATCGTCGCGCCAACGCACGGGTGCTTGGCAGCCTTTCGCCTGGTTTCAGGTCCCCTGAGAGTATGGCAAGCACGATCTGTGTCCCGAGTTGCCGGTACAGCGGGACCTCGCCGCCTGGGGCGAACCACATCTTCATCTTTTAGCCCTCTGTGCTATCGTAAGCCGACCTGACAGTCTGCCACTTGCGCCAGCAGTTCGTGCGATTGCTCCCTATCCTTCCTCCCATATGTCATCTCCCGCCTCAATCCACCCAGGTGTCGTTACGGATGCGTAGACACCCACGCGTCCTTCGTATCGCCTGTCCAGAAGCTTCATCAAGGAAAATAAGGGTTCCGCATTAGGGGGTGCGTCCGGATCGTAGGTGATGAATCTACAGCGCGGTATACGTTCGCGAATCAGGAGCTTCGCCTCTTTTCCGATCCGGACCTGTCGCCCCACGAGTGCGTCCTCGGCGAACGCCCCGCCCACAAGATTGACCAGCATATTGGCTCGAAAGCGGCGCTCCCCCAAGGTCATGCCAAACTCCTTCGAGAGCGCCTCAACTGTTGGCAGCGACAACAAAGATAGGGGACGCACATCGGTCTGCGGCGTCAGGCTCTGCATTAGGGAGAGGCTGCCTGCGTCGGCAATATTCGCCTGCAGGTGGTGAAGCAATGGTGCAGAATCGATTGGATATCGCTTCCCATCTGGGGTCAGGACTTCAACTCCTCCATCGGTGCGTACATGTGGGTGATATTGCAGCATCTGGCGTCGCTCACGAGCGGTGAGACGAAGCATGCCCGCAGGAGCGCTCGAGCTCTCGAACGCATAGAGTCGATCGCGATCAAGGCCATAAGGGGCTAGATACGCTCTCGCGAGAAGTTCACCCGACATGCTCTTTACGGGGTAACGAACGATGGACACAATCTGACCGAGTATAGACATGCAGGTCATAGACTATCGTCACGTTTTGCGTGTCGGCCTCGCCCAATTCCTGGCGTTCATCGATGGGGCCGACGCTGCCGAAATCGCCGTTTTACGTGAACTAGGAGGGCATGCTCTCGCTCGAACGGTACCGGCCCTTCTACTTCAGCCACTCCTTATTCTTTTGGTCGTCGCGAACTCCGTATCCCTGGGCAAAACAAGGGCGATCAACAACAGTTACTGTTCTGACTGCCCCGGGACTTCATTCAGTCGTTGCCTTACTGCACGATGGTGAAGTTGACCGTGTTGGAGGTGGAGGCCGCATACTGTGCGCTACCCAGGTAGGTAACGATCATTGTGTGCGGTCCCAGCGTTGTGTTGGGCATGGTTCCATGTGAGCTGTAGTTGCCGTTCGCATCAAGTGACACAGTTGCCCAGTTCGCACCATCTTCCTGATAAAGCACTTTTCCGCAGGCCGAGTTGCAACTCACATGAACAGAGACGCTCCCAGGGGCAGATGCCGGAAACGAGGCCGTATTGATCGTCGCGGTCGTGGTCGTTGCCGGAGGCAGGATGGTGAAGCTGACCGTGTTGGAGGTAGAGGCCGCATACTGAGCGTTCCCGAGGTAGGTAACGGTCATCGTATGCTGCCCTGGCGTTGCGTTCGGCAAGCTGCCATGGGAACTGTAGTTGCCGTTCGCATCCAGTGTGACCGTCGCCCAGTTCACACCATCTTCCTGATAAAGCACTTTTCCGCAGGCTGAGTTGCAGCTCACATGGACAGAGACACTTCCAGGAGACGATGCCGGGAACGAGGCCGTATTGATGGTCGCGGTTGTGGTCGTTGCCACCGTCGGTACGTACAGGGTGAAGCTGCTGGTTGCGCTCTGGGCACCCGAAGTCCCGCTGACCGTGATCGAGTACAGTCCGGGAACTACGTTGCTCGCAGCACTGAGTGTCACGGCGCTGGAGTATGTCGTTGGGTTAGGGGAGATCGATGCCGTCACCCCGCTTGGTAACCCCGTGAGGGCGAGCTGTACCGGGGCAGTGAGGCCATACGGAGCATTGATATACAGATAGTCGGTCGTAGAGCTGCCTTGGTTGAGACTTACCGGTGTGCCCCCAGTGATGCTGAAGGTGGGCGCATAGATACCCAATTGCAACGTCGTTGTTGCAGTCTGTGTCCCGGACGTTCCTGTGATCGTCAGAGTGCTCTGGGCCAGAGCTGCTGTGCTCGATGCGGTAAGCGTCAGAAGACTTTGGCTCGTCGTCGGATTCGCAGAAAAGGCGGCTGTCACGCCGGCAGGTAGCCCCGACACGCTCAACTGCACCTGGCCTGTAAACCCATACAGATTGTTGATCGTGATATAGCTCCCGGCCGATGTTCCTTGCGCGATATTCAAGGAATACTGTGTATTTGACAGCGTGAATGTCGGTACGTAGACACCGACAGTGAATGTCGTCGAAGCGGTTTGTGTGCCGGATACACCTAGGAGCGTCACGGTGTACTGCCCAAGACTCGCGGCGCTTGATGCCGTCAGGGTGAGGACACTTACGCCCGTCGCTGGATTCGGAGATATGGCTGCAGTCACGCCGCTAGGTAGACCGGATACCGTGAGTTGAACAGCTCCCGTAAATCCATTCTGTTGGTTGATGTAAACCTCGACTGTGCTGGATGTGCCTTGACCGATACTGGCCCCGCCGTAAACGTTCAACGTGAAGGTGGGGCTGACAACCAAGATGGACGCGGGCACGGACACAACCAACGAACCAGATTTTCCGGTGACGGTATAGCTGTACTGACCCGGCTGAACCGTACTGGCCACAGCTAAAGCAAGACTCGTCCCGCTCGTCGACGTTACGGGTGAAAACGTACCAGTCACTCCTGCGGGAAGGCCCGAAACAGAATACTGAACGCTGCCTGTAAATCCGAACGCAGGATTCTCATAGATGGATTGCTGCCCCGTTGTTCCCGCCCCGATCTGTCCCCCGCCGTACGCTGTAAGAGTGAAAGATGGTGTGCCCACCGTAAAGGTCAGTTGTGTGGTCGCGCTCAAGGCACCTGAAGTACCCTTCACTATCGCCGAGTACTGGCCAACCGGCGTTGTGCTTGACGCAGTCAAGCTCAAGGTACTGCTATTCGTCGCCGGATTTGGCGAAAAGGCTGCCGTTACGCCGCTCGGCAAGCCGGAGATGGAGAAACTGACGCTCCCCGCAAATCCGGCCTGGCTCTGCACATAGACATAGGTCGTAACGGTGTTGCCCTGCCCCACAAGTGGAGAGTCGTAGTTCACGAGCGAAAAGCTCGGTGGCAGCACCGTGAGCATCACAGGTACCGTGTTGACCTGCGTACCCGATATGCCCACCAAATTCAAGCTATATTGCCCCGGCTGCACGGCGGTCGTTGTACTCAGCGTCATATTTGTACTACTCGTCGAGGAGGACGGGGAGAACGACGCGGTCACACCTGCCGGTAGTCCGGTCACAGAAAACTGGACCGCTCCGCTAAAGCCATAGGTGGGAGATACGGAGATATATTCACTCGAGGAGTATCCCGCGCCGACGGAGATGTTGTAGCCGTAAAGAGTAAAAGATGGCACCCCTGCATCGACCTGGATCTGCGAGGTCGCCGTCTGTCCTCCTCCAGTGCCTGTCACGGTAAAAAGGTACTGCCCGGCGACAAGCGTCTTCGCGGCAGTCACAGTCATGACCGTGCTGCCTAATCCGGGATTCGGCGAGAAGGCAACCGTCATCCCGCTTGGCACGCCCGATGCGGCGAATTGCACAGGTTGCGTAAATCCATTGTTCGTTGATACATAAATCGTCGCGCTGGTGGATGATCCGATACCGAGAGAGATGCCTGAACTCGAAAGGGTGAAGGTTGGTGCCGCAACGGTAAGAGGCACAACGACCGTTGATGTGGTTGTCCCGGAGACGCCGGTGACTGTGACGTTGGACTCACCCGGGATTGCAGACGTCGCAGCCGTAAACGTGAGCGTGCTCTGAGTCGTTGCAGAGCTAGGGGAGAAGGTCGCAGTGACCCCAGCCGGCAGCCCTGAAGCGCTAAGACGGACCGCGCTGCTGAAGCCATACATCGATGAGATCCCGACAGAGACCTGGCTGCTCGATCCAGGAGTTAGAGTTGCCGTCTGATAGGTCGAGAGGTTGAATGTTGGGGCGTAGATCGAAAGGTTCAGTGGGATCGACACGATTTGTGTGCCGTAAGTACCGACAAGCGTTGCGTTATATTGCCCTAGGGGAGCTGTGCTGTTGGCCGTCAAAGTCAGCGTGCTGTTGCTGTTCGTGGGAGTTGGCAGGAAGGAGGCGCTGATCCCGCTGGGAAGTCCCGTCACCGAAAGCTGGACGCTTCCGGTAAATCCATTAACAGGGCTGACTTGAACATTGGTTTGCGCTGACGCCCCTTGACCCAAGGAAACTGTGCCGTAGCTGCTAAGTGTGAACGACGGCGCGGCAACCGTGATGTTCAGCAGACTTGACGCTGTCAGCTTGCCAGAAGTACCGGTAACGACCGCGTTATACTGTCCAACGCTTGCGGACGCCGATGCCGTCAACGTAATGGTGGCGCTTGAAGTGGTTGGGTTCGGCGAGACTGCTGCAGTGACACCACTTGGTAGCCCAGAGACGGCGAGAGTGACGCCACCAGAAAATCCGTTCTGTCCCTGGACATAGACCGAAACCGGGGCCGATGTCCCCAGCCCCAACGATGTGCTTCCGGCTACGAGGTTGAACGCCGGCGAAGATACTGTAAGCGGAAACTGGGTCGATGCGGTCACCGAGCCGGACGTTCCCGTGATCGTAACCACGCTGCCAGCTAGCGCCGCAGTGCTGCTGGCCGTCATGGTCAACGTGGATCCGGTCTGCGTGGCGGCCGGTGAAAACGACGCCGTAACGCCGGCTGGAAGTCCGCTGGCCGACAGATTGACTGTCCCAGTGAAGCCAGAGACAGGCGTAATGTAAATCGCAGAAGTTACGCTCTGCCCCTGGCCAACCGTGTCACTGGATGGCCCTGAGATCAAGAACGACTTTGGCTGGATCTGGATCTGAAAGTCTGTTGTCGTTGTCGTACTTCCCAGAGTTCCGATAATCGTCAGATTTGTATTCGCCGTTGCCGCAGTGCTTGCAGCGATTAGCGTCAGCACGCTTGTGGTGCTCGTTGAAGCCGGAGAGAACGTTGCGGTCACACCTGCGGGCAATCCGGAGATGCTAAGCGCGACATTACCCGCTGGAGCCGGCGTGGACCATAGCACCGAGACGGTGCTGGTAAACGTCGTTCCCGGCGCGAACTGTGCCACTCCATTATCCGCCTGGAGAGAAAAAGTGCCCGGAGCGATCGTGAGTAAGAACGTGCTCGTTGTCTTCAGCGATCCCGAAACACCCGTGACCGTCACCGTCGAAACCCCGAGCGCAGCCGTGCCGCTCGCCGTCAGATTTAGCTGGGAGCTCCCGGTTACCACGTCCGGAGCGAAAGAACCGGTCACACCAGCCGGTAGCCCGCTCACCGAGAGGGTTGCGCTGCCTGTAAAGCCAAATAGACGGGTCACAGAAACGTAGTCGCTGGCCGTGCCTCCCGGACTGATGGACACACCTCCAGTGCTCAGCGTGAAAGTCGGAACCCCAACCTGCAGCGGAAAAGATGTCGTCGCGGTCGTTGAGCCCGAAGTTCCTGTGACGGTGACCGAACTCGTTCCTACCGTCGCCGTGCTGGTCGCCGTAAACGTCAGTGTGCTCGACCCGCCAGTAACCAGCGCAGGCGAAAAACTCGCCGTGACGCCGCTTGGCAGACCCGAGACTGTCAAATGAGCCGTGCCGAGAAACCCATTCACTGGGCTCATGATGATGGTGGTGGTCGCCGACGATCCTTGTCCCACCTGCGCCTGGCCATAGTTCGAAAGCGTGAAGCTCGGCGCTCCCACCGTCAGTGCAAACGTGGTCGAAGCCGCCTTTGCGTTCGTCGCCGTACCGTTAACTGTGACGGTATAGTTCCCAGGTTTGGCTGTACTGTCGGCGACCAGGTTCACGACTGCATAACCAGTCGTCGGGTTGGGGGAGATGGACGCGGTCACTCCGCCTGGAAGCCCCGCGAGAGAGAGCGTCACACCACCGGTTAGTCCGGAGCCTGGATAGATGTACACCGATTCCTGGGCAGAACTCCCCACACCTAAAGCGACTGATTCAGAGGCAGACAAGGTGAAACTTCCCAAACCTACCGTCAATGGGATCGACGTCGTCGCAGACTGCGTTCCCGAGCTTCCTGTGACTGTTAAGGTGCTATTCCCCAACGCCGTAGCTGTGCTTGCAGTCAAGGTGATGGAAGCAGCGCCCGTAGTCGGATTTGGCGAGATCGCCGCATTAATTCCGCTCGGAAGTCCGGCGACTGCAAGGTTGACGCTCCCCGTAAATCCATACAAAGCATTCACGAAGAGAGGTATTGTCGTTGAGTTGCCCGGAGCCATGCTTACAGGTCCGTTGCTGCTAAAGGTGAACGTCGGCACGAAGACCTGCAGCGTCATGCTCGCCGTCGCCTTCAGAGAACCGGAGGTACCTGTCACTGTCACCGCGTTCATGCCGGTTGCTGCCGTGCTGCTCGCTGTCAGCGTCAGTGTGCTGTTCCCGGGAGTCGGATTCGGAGTCAGCGATGCCGTCACCCCGCTCGGCAGCCCGGCGATCGCAAGGTTGACTGCACCCGTAAATCCATACATCGGATTCACATAGACAGGAACCGTCGTCGTCGTTCCTGTCCCAATCTGCACGGTGCCCAATTGCGTCAGCGTGAAGCTAGGAGCGACGACGTTGACCTTGAACGTCGTCGTCGCCGAAAGACTGCCGGACTGCCCCGTCACCGTCACCGTGCTGGTTCCCAGAGGTGTCGTGCTGCTTGGGGTAAAAGTCAGATAAGAGCCCGATGTGGTCGGATTCGTCCCGAAGGTCGCAGACATACCGCTGGGCAGGCCCGCGACCGACAGAGTCACAGCTCCTTGAAAACCGTAGTAATTTTCTACGTAGATGATATTGCTCGCCGAAGTCCCAACTCCGAGCGTCACATCTCCATTGTTTGCGAGCTTGAATGTAGGCTTCACCACCGTGATCGGAACGATCGTTGTCGCCGTCAACTGCCCGGATTGACCCGTGATGGTGACGTTGCTGGTGGCCGCCACCGCAGCGCTGGTGGCTTGAAGCGTCAAGAGTGCCGTTCCACTCGTCGGGTTGGTCCCGAACGTCGCTGTGACCCCGGCAGGAAGTCCAGAAGCCGTAAGGGCCACACTGCCTGTAAATCCAAACAGCGGTGTCACAATCACGCTTGCTGTCGTTGGGCTTCCTGCAAGGACCGCCAAATTATCCGGCGAAGCAGATAGAGAAAACGCAGGCGGATGAACTGCGAGGGTAATCTGCGTCGTCTCGCTGATACTGCCGGAGGTTCCCGTGATGGTCAGCGTCGTCGTCGTGTTGGCGGCCGTGCTCGCCGCCGTTAGTGTCAGAACACTGCTTCCGGTCGTTGGATTGGTTCCCCAGGCCGCTGTCACTCCGGTGGGCAATGCGGACGTCACAGCGAGCTGCACTTTGCCCGTAAATCCTCCAGCATCCACAACGCTGATCGACGTAGACCCATTTCCTCCCGGATTCACCTGGATCGTGGAAGACGACGCTGAGAGCCAGAACCCGAGAGTCTGCGGACCGGCGAGATCGTTAATCAGATTCTGGCCTGTGGGGCTGCCCCATCCCGTCACCAGGTCATAGCCCGTCCCAGCATTGAACCAGGTTGGCTGTCCGTCAGTAAGGTTATCGCCAGTAACGATATCGTGAAAGTCGTTTACGTATCGCGTCCCGCTGCCAATCGCATAGAGCGCAGGATTCAAGAAGCCGATGCCGCCCGCAGGCGCGGTCCCCATCTCCGCAGCCTGCTGATTGATCAGAGCGGTGAACGCCGCCCACCGTGGTGCGGCGAAACTCGTACCGGCATTGTCTCCCGCGCAGACGCCCTCTTCGCAGTTGTAATTGTCGAAGTCGCCCTCCATAGCGACATCGGGAGCATTGCGGAATGTTGTCGAGCCCCCGTTTGCTGCCGTCACCACGCCCGTCTGCCAGCTTGGAATCGCAATATCGTCAGGGCTGATGCCACCGCCGCTGCCATAGGGAGGGCCGTTCCAGGACGTCTCTGCCTGCCACGGTCCGCCCGCACCCACCGTCGTCAGGTGGGTTCCGCCTACCGTCGTCACGTTCGCGTCTTCCGCTGGGTAGACCCATGGCGCAAGCTCAGTGTCCCACGCGCCATAGTCACCCGAAGCCACAAAGAAGCTTTGTCCCTGTGCCGCAAACTCCTTGAAGAAGACGTCATCGGTGCCGGGATCATCCGGATACCAGCCCCACGAGCAACTCAGGGACTTCGCGATGTTCTCCGACGCCATCGAGTTGAGAATGTCAGCGTCTTCTGAGCCGATGTACACCCGGACTTGGCTTAGCCCCGGGGCCATTCCAATCGCCTGCACGATGTCCAGTACCTGCTCTCCGTCACTTCCATTCGAGAGACCGGTCGCACCATCCAGCAGCACATTGTTGATAGGGACCGTGTAGCTTGTGCCCACGCTGCTGAAGGTTTGCTTCACATCGTTCAGGTCATAGCCGCCAAACTCCAGCAGGCCTACTGCCTGTCCCGCGCCGGTCAACTGCGTACCGCCGTAATACGCCGTACGCATATCGCCTGCCAGGTACGCCCCATTCGGCCCCGAGCCGG
Coding sequences within it:
- a CDS encoding CDP-alcohol phosphatidyltransferase family protein, with protein sequence MQIKQWIPWTMVLGRAALGPIVVLGERCGWSGSALAAIVLTALLSDIFDGVLARRWKTDTAALRLSDTLADTAFYLCVAVAIGFGMPVVWHQCRSGVLLVLGCEALHFAFDFAKFGRPASYHSYVAKTWGLVLAVAVVVTFATQHVSIWMSAAVVLGVLSNAETLAMSLILPAWRRDVKTLVVAWRMRTDLLREQVEMKRAAGALVGLAVMLSLGTLGSTEMKAQSLQHVTYVGGTALQGNRIDGKLSIGTNDALEFAGTSRLVISYDHVITYESSSRKVVHVGLLTEGIWKLVAPWPEAKQISLSYRDADDHTQVVVLEMSRADEALLVEVLKARVPRGTSRQPVQPLRPLVSLKEKGPEQ
- a CDS encoding GntR family transcriptional regulator, producing the protein MKMWFAPGGEVPLYRQLGTQIVLAILSGDLKPGERLPSTRALARRFGIHPNTVSASYHQLEVENWVESRRGSGMYVNDRKPKAMTPEQVLDVHIAGFFRAVRELDLPMEAVRAQVARWLAAPPADHLLLIEADEKVAQIFVAELNALTSMDVRVIDPEECRANRNCLGGAVPLCRPSRKLMVQEAVGIGVELLVLPINSALTWLAPLVGATPGHLIAVVSHWPEFVETARTMLQAAGVAGDALLLIDANAPERMRGLAAASAILCDTYTASRLEVPKKVKRFVFPLLAESVKELLRPFEQAVMRDGGVVTPAKVS
- a CDS encoding MOSC domain-containing protein, producing the protein MSILGQIVSIVRYPVKSMSGELLARAYLAPYGLDRDRLYAFESSSAPAGMLRLTARERRQMLQYHPHVRTDGGVEVLTPDGKRYPIDSAPLLHHLQANIADAGSLSLMQSLTPQTDVRPLSLLSLPTVEALSKEFGMTLGERRFRANMLVNLVGGAFAEDALVGRQVRIGKEAKLLIRERIPRCRFITYDPDAPPNAEPLFSLMKLLDRRYEGRVGVYASVTTPGWIEAGDDIWEEG
- a CDS encoding protease pro-enzyme activation domain-containing protein codes for the protein MRPAVSQGKAQLAGSMPDDGKLNFSIILPLRNEADLDALLQRLYDPSSADYRKFLSVADFTEKFAPTAADYATVVAFAKANGLEVTGTPANRMVVPLKGTVAAINAALHVRMNLYQHPTENRVFFSPDREPSLALSVRVAHISGLNNFSVPKPMMHRAADGRMAADVTGSGPNGAYLAGDMRTAYYGGTQLTGAGQAVGLLEFGGYDLNDVKQTFSSVGTSYTVPINNVLLDGATGLSNGSDGEQVLDIVQAIGMAPGLSQVRVYIGSEDADILNSMASENIAKSLSCSWGWYPDDPGTDDVFFKEFAAQGQSFFVASGDYGAWDTELAPWVYPAEDANVTTVGGTHLTTVGAGGPWQAETSWNGPPYGSGGGISPDDIAIPSWQTGVVTAANGGSTTFRNAPDVAMEGDFDNYNCEEGVCAGDNAGTSFAAPRWAAFTALINQQAAEMGTAPAGGIGFLNPALYAIGSGTRYVNDFHDIVTGDNLTDGQPTWFNAGTGYDLVTGWGSPTGQNLINDLAGPQTLGFWLSASSSTIQVNPGGNGSTSISVVDAGGFTGKVQLAVTSALPTGVTAAWGTNPTTGSSVLTLTAASTAANTTTTLTITGTSGSISETTQITLAVHPPAFSLSASPDNLAVLAGSPTTASVIVTPLFGFTGSVALTASGLPAGVTATFGTNPTSGTALLTLQATSAAVAATSNVTITGQSGQLTATTIVPITVVKPTFKLANNGDVTLGVGTSASNIIYVENYYGFQGAVTLSVAGLPSGMSATFGTNPTTSGSYLTFTPSSTTPLGTSTVTVTGQSGSLSATTTFKVNVVAPSFTLTQLGTVQIGTGTTTTVPVYVNPMYGFTGAVNLAIAGLPSGVTASLTPNPTPGNSTLTLTASSTAATGMNAVTVTGTSGSLKATASMTLQVFVPTFTFSSNGPVSMAPGNSTTIPLFVNALYGFTGSVNLAVAGLPSGINAAISPNPTTGAASITLTASTATALGNSTLTVTGSSGTQSATTSIPLTVGLGSFTLSASESVALGVGSSAQESVYIYPGSGLTGGVTLSLAGLPGGVTASISPNPTTGYAVVNLVADSTAKPGNYTVTVNGTATNAKAASTTFALTVGAPSFTLSNYGQAQVGQGSSATTTIIMSPVNGFLGTAHLTVSGLPSGVTASFSPALVTGGSSTLTFTATSTATVGTSSVTVTGTSGSTTATTSFPLQVGVPTFTLSTGGVSISPGGTASDYVSVTRLFGFTGSATLSVSGLPAGVTGSFAPDVVTGSSQLNLTASGTAALGVSTVTVTGVSGSLKTTSTFLLTIAPGTFSLQADNGVAQFAPGTTFTSTVSVLWSTPAPAGNVALSISGLPAGVTATFSPASTSTTSVLTLIAASTAATANTNLTIIGTLGSTTTTTDFQIQIQPKSFLISGPSSDTVGQGQSVTSAIYITPVSGFTGTVNLSASGLPAGVTASFSPAATQTGSTLTMTASSTAALAGSVVTITGTSGSVTASTQFPLTVSSPAFNLVAGSTSLGLGTSAPVSVYVQGQNGFSGGVTLAVSGLPSGVTAAVSPNPTTSSATITLTASASASVGQYNAVVTGTSGKLTASSLLNITVAAPSFTLSSYGTVSLGQGASAQTNVQVSPVNGFTGSVQLSVTGLPSGISASFLPTPTNSNSTLTLTANSTAPLGQYNATLVGTYGTQIVSIPLNLSIYAPTFNLSTYQTATLTPGSSSQVSVGISSMYGFSSAVRLSASGLPAGVTATFSPSSATTQSTLTFTAATSAIPGESNVTVTGVSGTTTSTVVVPLTVAAPTFTLSSSGISLGIGSSTSATIYVSTNNGFTQPVQFAASGVPSGMTVAFSPNPGLGSTVMTVTAAKTLVAGQYLFTVTGTGGGQTATSQIQVDAGVPSFTLYGYNISVGAGYSSSEYISVSPTYGFSGAVQFSVTGLPAGVTASFSPSSSTSSTNMTLSTTTAVQPGQYSLNLVGISGTQVNTVPVMLTVLPPSFSLVNYDSPLVGQGNTVTTYVYVQSQAGFAGSVSFSISGLPSGVTAAFSPNPATNSSTLSLTASSTTPVGQYSAIVKGTSGALSATTQLTFTVGTPSFTLTAYGGGQIGAGTTGQQSIYENPAFGFTGSVQYSVSGLPAGVTGTFSPVTSTSGTSLALAVASTVQPGQYSYTVTGKSGSLVVSVPASILVVSPTFTLNVYGGASIGQGTSSTVEVYINQQNGFTGAVQLTVSGLPSGVTAAISPNPATGVSVLTLTASSAASLGQYTVTLLGVSGTQTASTTFTVGVYVPTFTLSNTQYSLNIAQGTSAGSYITINNLYGFTGQVQLSVSGLPAGVTAAFSANPTTSQSLLTLTASSTAALAQSTLTITGTSGTQTATTTLQLGIYAPTFSITGGTPVSLNQGSSTTDYLYINAPYGLTAPVQLALTGLPSGVTASISPNPTTYSSAVTLSAASNVVPGLYSITVSGTSGAQSATSSFTLYVPTVATTTTATINTASFPASSPGSVSVHVSCNSACGKVLYQEDGVNWATVTLDANGNYSSHGSLPNATPGQHTMTVTYLGNAQYAASTSNTVSFTILPPATTTTATINTASFPASAPGSVSVHVSCNSACGKVLYQEDGANWATVSLDANGNYSSHGTMPNTTLGPHTMIVTYLGSAQYAASTSNTVNFTIVQ